Proteins encoded by one window of Chondromyces crocatus:
- a CDS encoding NADP-dependent malic enzyme, producing the protein MDDDFRKAALEYHRSPRPGKLQVEPTKRMATQRDLALAYSPGVAAACEAIKEDPKLARDYTARGNLVAVISNGTAVLGLGNIGALAGKPVMEGKAVLFKKFAGIDVFDIEVDAQDPDRFCEVVAALEPTFGAINLEDVKAPDCFYVEKKLRERMRIPVFHDDQHGTAIIVAAAVRNGLTLQGKELKDVKLVTSGAGAAALACVDLLVALGLDPKNVTLTDIKGVVYAGRDADMLPNMAAYARETEARTLAEVLAGADVFLGLSAPRVLKPEWLAQLAEKPLVLALANPEPEILPALVTAARPDAIVATGRSDFPNQVNNVLCFPFIFRGALDVGATTINQAMELAAVEAIADLARAEASEVVAAAYGGAAPVFGPDYIIPKPFDPRLILQIAPAVARAAMDSGVAERPIEDFVAYRRELERFVFRSGQLMRPVFEAARKSAPKKLVYAEGEDERVLRAVSIVLDDHIAEPLLIGRREVIEERSRALGLRRDLLQRVQILDPFKDREAFKPLVGAYQLLVGRRGAPPDLAERRIYLRPNVAAAMMLHEGLVDAAICGGSGEWSKHMSYVLPIIRLRPGVERIYALSALITQAGTLFFCDTHVNIDPTAEQIAEMTLLAAEAVREFGIPPKAALLSHSSFGASSAPQPRKMRQALSLVRERAPELEVDGEMHADAALSEMIRKRAVPDSRISGTANLLVMPTLDAANIAFNLLKVAADGLPVGPLLLGTARPLHVLVPSVSTRGIVNVSALAAQEAHQGERRAAGGGREAGGQPMESVVRGVR; encoded by the coding sequence ATGGACGACGATTTCCGGAAAGCAGCGCTGGAGTATCACCGCTCGCCCAGGCCGGGGAAGCTCCAGGTCGAGCCCACCAAGCGCATGGCGACGCAGCGCGATCTCGCGCTCGCGTACTCGCCCGGGGTGGCCGCGGCGTGCGAGGCGATCAAGGAAGACCCGAAGCTTGCGCGGGATTACACGGCGCGCGGCAACCTGGTGGCGGTCATCTCCAACGGGACGGCGGTGCTGGGGCTCGGCAACATCGGGGCACTGGCGGGCAAGCCGGTGATGGAGGGCAAGGCGGTCCTCTTCAAGAAGTTCGCGGGCATCGATGTGTTCGACATCGAGGTGGATGCGCAGGATCCGGATCGGTTCTGCGAGGTGGTGGCGGCGCTGGAGCCGACCTTCGGGGCGATCAACCTGGAGGACGTGAAGGCGCCCGACTGCTTCTACGTGGAGAAGAAGCTGCGGGAGCGGATGCGCATCCCGGTGTTCCACGACGATCAACACGGGACGGCGATCATCGTCGCGGCCGCGGTGCGCAACGGGCTGACGCTCCAGGGGAAGGAGCTGAAGGACGTGAAGCTCGTGACGTCGGGTGCGGGAGCCGCGGCGCTCGCGTGCGTGGATCTGCTGGTGGCGCTAGGGCTCGATCCGAAGAACGTGACGCTGACCGACATCAAGGGGGTGGTGTACGCGGGGCGGGACGCGGACATGCTGCCGAACATGGCAGCGTACGCGCGCGAGACGGAGGCGCGGACGCTGGCGGAGGTGCTCGCAGGGGCCGACGTGTTCCTCGGGCTGTCGGCGCCGCGGGTGCTGAAGCCGGAGTGGCTCGCGCAGCTCGCAGAGAAGCCGCTGGTGCTGGCGCTGGCGAATCCGGAGCCGGAGATCCTGCCTGCGCTGGTCACCGCGGCGCGGCCGGACGCGATCGTGGCCACGGGGCGCAGCGATTTCCCGAACCAGGTGAACAACGTGCTGTGCTTCCCGTTCATCTTCCGCGGGGCGCTGGACGTGGGGGCGACGACGATCAACCAGGCGATGGAGCTCGCCGCCGTGGAGGCGATCGCGGACCTGGCGCGGGCCGAGGCGAGCGAGGTGGTGGCGGCGGCGTACGGTGGTGCGGCGCCGGTGTTCGGGCCGGACTACATCATCCCGAAGCCGTTCGATCCGCGGCTGATCCTGCAGATCGCGCCCGCGGTGGCGCGCGCGGCCATGGATAGCGGCGTGGCCGAGCGGCCGATCGAAGACTTCGTCGCTTACCGGCGGGAGCTGGAGCGGTTCGTGTTCCGCTCGGGTCAGCTCATGCGTCCGGTGTTCGAGGCGGCTCGGAAGTCGGCGCCGAAGAAGCTGGTCTACGCCGAGGGCGAGGACGAGCGGGTGCTGCGCGCGGTGAGCATCGTGCTCGACGATCACATCGCGGAGCCCCTGCTCATCGGGCGGCGCGAGGTGATCGAGGAGCGGTCGCGCGCGCTCGGGCTGCGGCGGGATCTCCTTCAGCGGGTGCAGATCCTCGATCCGTTCAAGGACCGGGAGGCGTTCAAGCCGCTGGTGGGGGCGTACCAGCTCCTCGTGGGGCGGCGGGGCGCGCCTCCCGATCTGGCGGAGCGGCGCATCTACCTGCGGCCGAACGTGGCTGCAGCGATGATGCTGCACGAGGGGTTGGTGGACGCGGCGATCTGCGGGGGTAGCGGCGAGTGGAGCAAGCACATGTCCTACGTGCTGCCCATCATCCGGCTGCGCCCGGGCGTGGAGCGCATCTACGCGCTGTCGGCGCTGATCACCCAGGCGGGGACGCTGTTCTTCTGCGACACGCACGTGAACATCGACCCCACCGCCGAGCAAATCGCCGAGATGACGCTGCTCGCGGCGGAAGCCGTACGCGAGTTCGGCATCCCCCCCAAGGCGGCACTGCTGTCCCACTCGTCGTTCGGCGCGAGCAGCGCGCCGCAGCCGCGCAAGATGCGGCAGGCGCTCTCGCTGGTGCGCGAGCGCGCGCCCGAGCTGGAGGTCGACGGCGAGATGCACGCCGACGCGGCCCTGTCGGAGATGATCCGCAAGCGCGCCGTGCCCGACAGCCGGATCTCGGGGACCGCGAACCTGCTGGTGATGCCCACGCTCGACGCCGCGAACATCGCGTTCAACCTGCTCAAGGTCGCCGCCGATGGGTTGCCGGTGGGGCCGCTCTTGCTGGGTACGGCGCGGCCGCTCCACGTGCTCGTCCCCAGCGTGAGCACGCGCGGCATCGTGAACGTGAGCGCGCTGGCGGCCCAGGAGGCGCATCAGGGAGAGCGCCGCGCGGCGGGTGGTGGCCGGGAGGCTGGTGGTCAGCCGATGGAGAGCGTGGTAAGAGGGGTTCGTTAG